A region from the Lolium perenne isolate Kyuss_39 chromosome 4, Kyuss_2.0, whole genome shotgun sequence genome encodes:
- the LOC127296499 gene encoding replication protein A 70 kDa DNA-binding subunit B, with amino-acid sequence MDAAAAAMPVTPGAVAYVIANPAPATPDDVRETVVQVVDLKPIGSRFSFMASDGKDKIKAILSTHFASEVHSGRLQNLGLLRILNYACNDVPNKQDKILIITKCEVVSPALDAEIKCEVKVEEEPAVLSKPASIVLKPRQDVKSASQIVSEQRGNAAPAARLAMTRRVHPLLSLNPYQGNWVIKVRVTSKGNLRSYRNARGEGHVFNVELTDEDGTQIQATMFNEAAKKFYPVFELGKVYYISKGSLRIANKQFKTVQNDYEMTLNESAVVEEAEGETFIPPVQYNFVKIDMLGPYVGGRELVDIIGVLQSVSPTLSIRRKIDNESIPKRDIVVADDSNKTVTVTLWNDLATTVGEELLDMVDSAPIIAVKSLKVSDFQGVSVSTVGKSTLVINPELPEAEKLKAWYESEGKGTSMTSVGAGMGASSPGSSRSLYSDRVFLSHITSDPDLGQGKPVFFSLHAHISHIKPDQTMWYRACNTCNKKVTEQIGSGYWCEGCQKNYDECALRYIMVIKVSDPTGEAWLSLFNDQAERIIGCSADELDRIRKEEGDDRFQLKLKEATWVPHLFRVSVAQNEYMGEKRQRITVRSESPVDFAAEAKYQLEEISKLTAC; translated from the exons atggacgccgccgccgccgctatgCCGGTGACACCGGGCGCCGTGGCCTACGTCATAGCCAACCCGGCGCCGGCCACGCCCGACGACGTGCGGGAGACCGTCGTGCAGGTCGTCGACCTCAAGCCCATCGGCTCCCGCTTCAG TTTCATGGCGAGCGACgggaaggacaagatcaaggcgaTTCTCTCCACCCACTTCGCCTCCGAGGTCCACTCCGGCAGACTCCAGAACCTCGGCCTCCTTCGCATCCTCAACTACGCCTGCAACGACGTCCCTAACAAGCAGGACAA gatcttgatcatcaccaagtGTGAGGTCGTGTCCCCGGCGTTAGATGCCGAGATCAAGTGCGAGGTCAAGGTAGAAGAGGAGCCCGCGGTTCTGTCTAAGCCTGCCTCGATTGTGTTGAAGCCGAGGCAGGACGTGAAATCCGCCTCCCAGATTGTTAGCGAGCAGCGTGGAAA TGCTGCCCCTGCAGCGCGCTTGGCCATGACCAGACGGGTGCATCCGTTGCTCTCTCTGAACCCCTACCAGGGTAACTGGGTCATCAAGGTTCGGGTCACCAGCAAAGGCAACCTGAGATCTTACAGGAATGCCCGTGGGGAAGGCCACGTCTTCAATGTAGAGCTCACTGACGAGGAT GGCACCCAGATCCAGGCTACAATGTTCAATGAGGCTGCAAAAAAGTTCTATCCAGTGTTTGAGCTGGGGAAGGTCTACTACATCTCCAAAGGATCACTCCGAATTGCCAACAAGCAGTTCAAGACAGTCCAGAATGACTACGAGATGACCCTTAATGAGAGTGCTGTTGTTGAAGAGGCTGAGGGGGAAACTTTCATTCCACCAGTGCAATACAACTTTGTCAAGATTGATATGCTAGGGCCATATGTTGGTGGCAGGGAGCTAGTAG ATATCATTGGCGTTCTTCAGAGCGTGTCACCTACTCTGAGTATCAGAAGAAAGATTGACAATGAGTCCATCCCAAAGCGTGACATTGTTGTTGCAGATGACTC GAACAAAACTGTTACTGTTACTCTTTGGAATGATCTTGCCACCACTGTTGGTGAAGAGCTCTTGGACATGGTTGACTCTGCACCTATCATTGCAGTAAAGAGCCTGAAAGTATCTGACTTTCAAG GTGTATCTGTCTCCACTGTGGGCAAGAGTACTCTTGTAATTAACCCTGAGTTGCCTGAGGCAGAAAAGCTTAAAGCCTG GTATGAGTCTGAAGGCAAGGGCACTTCCATGACATCAGTTGGTGCAGGCATGGGTGCATCTAGTCCTGGTAGCTCTAGATCATTGTACTCTGACAGAGTTTTCCTGTCTCACATCACAAGTGATCCTGATTTGGGTCAGGGCAAG CCTGTTTTCTTCAGCCTGCATGCCCATATAAGCCACATCAAGCCTGACCAGACCATGTGGTACCGTGCCTGTAACACCTGCAACAAGAAGGTGACTGAACAAATTGGATCAGGCTACTGGTGCGAAGGTTGCCAGAAGAACTATGATGAGTGCGCACTGAG GTACATCATGGTCATCAAGGTCTCTGATCCCACTGGTGAGGCCTGGCTTTCTCTCTTCAATGACCAAGCAGAGAGGATCATCGGCTGCAGTGCTGATGAGCTTGATCGGATCAGGAAAGAG GAGGGTGATGACAGGTTCCAGCTCAAGCTGAAAGAGGCTACCTGGGTTCCCCACCTCTTCCGCGTGAGCGTGGCACAGAACGAGTACATGGGTGAGAAGAGGCAGAGGATCACTGTGAGGAGTGAGTCGCCGGTTGACTTTGCTGCTGAAGCAAAGTACCAGCTTGAGGAGATCTCCAAGCTCACTGCCTGCTAG
- the LOC139830242 gene encoding uncharacterized protein, protein MGMNKYLPEFLSMLKNAEVEIKKEYQVLMVNKTTSFKNNGKKGKPKSNFKKDGKFVVATEKKAKAVPELDTECFYCKGTGHRRCNFPKYMDDKKNGKGPRNKRQLAKDEVTMRVGNGSKVDVIIVGT, encoded by the exons ATGGGCATGAACAAGTATCTCCCTGAGTTTTTGTCGATGCTAAAAAATGCTGAAGTGGAGATAAAGAAAGAAtatcaagtgttgatggtcaataagaccaccagtttcaagaataaTGGCAAGAAAGGCAAGCCAAAGAGTAACTTCAAGAAGGACGGCAAATTTGTTGTCGCAACTGAGAAGAAGGCCAAGGCTGTCCCTGAGCTAGATACTGAGTGCTTCTATTGCAAGGGCACTGGGCACCGAAGGTGCAATTTCCCAAAATACATGGATGATAAGAAGAACGGGAAG GGGCCAAGGAATAAGCGACAACTAGCAAAGGATGAGGTGACGATGCGTGTTGGCAATGGATCaaaggttgatgtgatcatcgtCGGgacgtga